A window of Mucilaginibacter robiniae genomic DNA:
CTTTCCCTTTCCGTCCAGCAGCTTCTGGATATCTTCCTGCTTATAATACAGGATACCTCCGATCTTGGTATAAGTCAGTGTGCCGTTTACCCGCAGGTTTTGCAGGGTGCCGGGCGAAATGTCTAAAAGCGTGCGCACTTCCTGACTTTTGATCCACTGCTTTCTCTGCGCTTTAACAGGAGAAAGTATGCTCTTCATCTCTTCCAACAGTTCGGCTTTGAAGGCCTTTAAATCTTCTTTTGTAATTAACTCGTTTAACGTCATCATTCATAGCTTTGTGATCTTGCATAATAAAATAGTAGGGTTGCTTTTCTCCTAGCACATTAGCAACTGTTGCTCCGTGCAAAGGCGCATCCACCTTGATTATAAGCTAATTTACACCATTGTTTTGATAGTATAAAATATATCAAAACAAATGATTAAGTTTGAACTTTTGCTGCTTGCTGTAGCCAGCATTCATTTTGATATCCTTCGATTGAATCTAATTGCAGGTATTTGACCCAAAGTAAAATGGAGGATAGCAGAAGCCCTCAAAATGTCATGAAAAATATTTTTATAAAAAGTGAAAAAAGTCAGTTTTAAAACTTACCTCAATGACCGCCTTAAGGAGGTAAACTTCCATGGGCAGCCAACTTATCCGCTATATGTGCAGGTGACTTATGAGCGTAAAACCATCTTTTTCAAAAGCTATTATTTTGAGCTGTTCACAAAGCCACGGTTCGCAGTTATGCTGCCTGATGGTAGTACCAAAGGCCCGGATGTAGCATTAGCTACTAAAAAAGAAGAAGATGTAATCAGGTTCGTCATTGGTAAGCTGGAGGATGACTTCTCCCTTGAAGCTTTCAGGAAGTTGTACGCCTACTTCAGCCGGGACATTTGTGAGGCTATGGAAGTAGAGTTCATAGATTACTTATACGTTTTCTTTGAAGATAAAAAGCTACCTAATATGGCTGAGCTCATTAAGTGGGGAACGAAGCATGTGATTACCTATGACCTGATGACAGAACTGCAAAATACGCTTGATAAAGCGTTATATCAAGAACTAATTGACGGTGCTTTTGAGGATGCTCCCCCTTACGTGCAAATGTATAGTTTTATGCTGCACATTAAGAATTGGCCGGAGCTTTGCCTTACCGCAATGGAATGGTACAACCTGGAAACGGTTCAGGTTTTTAAGGTTTATGTAGAAGAGCATTTCTCTGATTTACCGTCGAATATACTGATTAAGCAGGTTGACAACTGGCCACATTACAGACGAAAATTATAGGGCAAGATTTAGCCTCGCGCTGGCCTGGTTTTTGGACGGAGCCGGAATCAAATGCAATTAATTATTAAAATAAATTGCAAAATAAATTTGATAATTTTTACAACCTATGCCGCTGATGAAAAAGTGCCTGATTAATGTATTAGTTAGAATTAGGATTATTTAATTTCTACACATTTAAATTATATAGGGCTTTACAAATACCAAGATCTTCACTGGTTGAACGAATAGGGGAGCAAAATCTTATGGTGTTAATAGGGTATTCCCCCAATATTTATCAATCGTGGAATAATAGTCAGCGGTTTGGTAAAAAAGTGCTTCATCGACTAAGGAATACAAAATCAATTTGAATATTCATAAAATTACATAAAAGTATTAACACGTTCGAGCTTTTGTATTGCCTCAATAGCCAATCTGCCCAACTTTGGATGATTGACAAACTCTTTTAGTCGTGCTATATCGGTAATTTCGCCAATTGATTCTAGCATATAGATCGCATGTTGCAAAATTTCCTCAGGTGCATCCCAACTAAATAATATGGACTTTTGAATCCCAGGATTACTAAGGGCTTTGCGACAAAAGAATGCGGTCATTTCAGGTAGCCCTAACTGTAGATATGCATTCGTCGAATCGTTCAGTTTATAACTCCTAATCGCCCAATCAGCCCAATAAATTCCGTCGACCACATACTTTGAATCACCTCTTTTTAGAAAGTTAATTGCTATTTGGCATCTTTTTACACGTTCGACTATATTCAAATTAATTGAATTAAGGTTATATACACACTCGGCAATTCCAGATAGGGTGTTTGCTAACTCACTTTCATATGTCCCTAATAGACTAGTAATTTGATAGCCCATTTGACCCATGACTACATGTGTAATGAAAAAAAGGTCTGACCGCTCTTGCGCGAAACCATTAAGCTCTTCGGGTGGCATTCTAAACTTCTCCAAATAAAAGCAATCATTCACTGTGCCGAACGTACTCAACTTGGACACCAAACCACTGGCGAAAATGTCATAAGTACTACCTTTTAAAGCCATCAATAATATGGCTTTTAGCTCACTCTCTTCAAGCGAATCAAGTTGAATTCTATAAGATTTGCCGTAAGGATGATCAAATTGTTTGTAATAAACAGCATATGCCATCGGCCAGTATTCCGCATCATCAAGGTTAGCTAAGCAGTTTTCAATTTCTTTTTTTGTAACTTGCTCATAGTTTACCTCGTCAGCTTCTGTCGCTCCTAACGCTTGTAAAGCCTCAAAGATAGTTGTGGGCAAGGAGCTGTAATGTGAGGCAAGTTCGTTAACGGCATCGATCAGTTCAAGTCGTTGCAATTCATTGCTCCAACAATAACCGACAGACCAGCATATATCTAGTTTCAAGTGGTATGGTGCTACCCACCATTTTTGACTCAGAATTGAAAAAATGTAGGGATAGAGTAATTTGGTATCTTCGCCTAACTTAAAAAAAGAAGTTGCGATATAAATTTGCCCGAAAGACTGAGTAGGTTCTTTGCGCAAATATTCTCGGATAGGAATTAGAAATTTTTTGTTGTTGTTAAATGAGTGAAAATTGTGCAGAACCTTTACAATCCGTGTAATAGCCAAAGCTGGACTTCCGGTCAAAGAAAGGTACATACAAGCGAAAATACCGTCAATCACATCCTGCTTATCTCGCCCTTTCATTTCAGTAGTGAACATTGTAGGCAGTGCATCAAGATTCCGCTGGTCAAGTTGAGATAACAAGGGC
This region includes:
- a CDS encoding helix-turn-helix domain-containing protein translates to MTLNELITKEDLKAFKAELLEEMKSILSPVKAQRKQWIKSQEVRTLLDISPGTLQNLRVNGTLTYTKIGGILYYKQEDIQKLLDGKGKP